Genomic DNA from Thiosocius teredinicola:
CCAGCTGCTGGCCCGCGGCCATACCGGCCGGCCCTGAGCCTACGACGGCAACACGTTTGCCGGTCTTGTGGGCAGCGATCTGCGGCTGGATCCAACCTTCGGCCCATGCCTTTTCAACGATCGACAGCTCGATATTCTTGATCGTTACCGGCGAATCTTCGATGTTCAGGGTGCACGATGCTTCGCACGGCGCCGGACAGATACGCCCCGTGAACTCCGGAAAGTTGTTCGTCGAGTGCAATACTTCGATGGCTGACCGCCAGTCGCTCTGATAGACCAGGTCATTCCAGTCGGGAATCAGGTTGTCGACCGGACAGCCTTCATGGCAGAACGGTATCCCGCAGTCCATGCAGCGCGCGCCCTGCTGGCTGACCTGCTCTTCCGACAGCGGAATCGTGAACTCATCATAGTGGGTGAGTCGGTCTGCGACCGGCGCATAACTGCGGTCAAGTCGGGCGATTTCTTTGAACCCTGTTGGCTTACCCATTGTTCAAACACTCACTTGCAATCAGGCCAACGCCCTTTTGCGCAAATCTTAGAAATTATGTTGGGCGGCCACCGGCAATGGCAGCCGCCCGGATTGGTTTATGCGGCCGTTTTCGCCTTTTCCTGCTGGGCCTGGATTTCTGCCAGGGCACGACGGTATTCAACCGGCATGACCTTCTTGAACTTCGGCAACCAGTTATCCCAGTCCGTCAGGATGCGTTCGGCAACAACTGACCCGGTGTACCCGTGATGCGCCTGAATCAACTGACGCAAACGGATGGCATCGAAGCGGGTCATGTCATGCGATACATCGACCCGGCCGTGCGATTCCAGATCGCCACCCTGGTGGGCCAGCGATTCGAGCGCGTCGTCTTCTTCGGCGATCGGTTCGAGCTCGACCTGGGCCAGGTTGCAGCGCTGCATAAAGGTTTCGTCTTCATCAAGCACGTAGGCAATTCCACCCGACATGCCGGCGGCAAAGTTGCGGCCGGTCGGACCGAGTACAACGACGACCCCGCCGGTCATATATTCGCAGCCGTGGTCACCGACGCCTTCAACGACGGCCGTAACGCCCGAGTTGCGCACCGCGAAACGCTCGCCGGCCACGCCCCGGAAATAACACTCCCCGGTGATGCCGCCATACAACACGGTGTTGCCGACGATGATGTTTTCTTCGGCTTTCTCGATCTTCGACTCGGGCGGCGGGTAGATGATGAGCTTTCCGCCCGACAAACCCTTGCCGACGTAGTCGTTGCCCTCACCGGCAAGTTCGATCGTCACGCCGCGAGCGACCCAGGCACCGAACGATTGGCCGGCGGTACCCTTGGCGTTGATCTTGATCGTGTCATCCGGCAGACCGGCAAAGCCATATTTTTCAGCCACGCGACCGGACAGTAGCGTACCGAACGTACGGTTGACGTTCTGAATATCGATATCGATTTCGACCTTCTCACCGTTCTCGAGCGCCGGCTTGGCGAGTTCGATCAATTTATTGTCGAGCGCCTTGTCGATGCCGTGATCCTGCGTATCCGACCAGTAGACCTTGTCGTCTTCGACCGCAACCGGCTTGGCCAGCAGACGGCTGTAGTCCAGACCGTGTGCCTTCCAGTGGTTGATGGCACGCCGCATATCGAGACGGTCCATCTGGCCGACCATGTCGTTGAAGGTACGGAAACCGAGCTTCGACATCAGCTGGCGCACCTCTTCGGCAACGAAGAAGAAGTAGTTGATGACGTGTTCTGGCTTGCCGTTGAAACGCTTGCGCAATTCCGGGTCCTGCGTGGCCACACCCACCGGGCAGGTATTGAGGTGGCACTTGCGCATCATGATGCAGCCTTCGGCGATCAAAGGCGCAGTGGCAAAACCGATTTCGTCCGCACCCAACAGGGCGGCAACAACCACGTCGCGTCCTGTGCGCATACCGCCATCAGCCTGCACCGCGATGCGGCTGCGCAAACGGTTCATGACGAGCGTTTGGTGAGTCTCGGCGAGGCCGATTTCCCACGGAGAGCCGGCATGCTTGATCGAGGTCAGCGGTGACGCGCCGGTTCCGCCGTCATAGCCGGCGATCGTCACATGGTCGGCGTGTGCCTTGGAGACACCCGCAGCGACGGTGCCGACGCCAACTTCGGAAACCAGTTTGACCGAGATACGCGCCTGCGGATTGACGTTTTTCAGGTCGTGGATCAGCTGCGCCAGATCCTCGATCGAATAGATGTCGTGATGTGGCGGCGGCGAGATCAGGCCAACACCCGGTGTGGAATGGCGTACACGCGCGATCTGCTGATTGACCTTATGACCCGGCAGCTGACCGCCTTCGCCCGGCTTTGCACCCTGCGCCATCTTGATCTGAATATCGTCGGCATTGACCAGGTACTCAGTGGTCACGCCAAAACGGCCGGACGCGACCTGTTTGATCGCCGAGCGCTCCGGGTTCATCGAGCCGTCCGCCAGCGGGTTGAAACGTTCGGGTTCTTCACCGCCTTCACCGGTGTTCGATTTGCCGCCGATGGCGTTCATCGCCTTTGCCAGGGTTGAATGTGCCTCGTAGGAAATCGAGCCGAACGACATCGCCCCCGTTGCAAAACGTTTGACGATCTCTTTGGCCGATTCGACTTCGTCGAGCGGTACCGGATCTTTGGCGAACTTGAATTCGAACAGCCCGCGCAAGGTCATCAACGACTCGCTCTGTTCGTTGACGATGCGCGAAAACTCATCGTAGGTCTTGGCGTTGTTGCCGCGCACCGCGTGCTGCAGCTTGGCGATCGTCGCCGGCGTCCAGATATGGTTTTCACCCCGCAGGCGGAAGGCGTAATCGCCGCCCACATCGAGATGCCGACGATAGATCTGCGCGCTGCCGAACGCGTCGCGATGCCACCGCACGGCCTCTGCCGCCACTTCGGTCAGACCGATTCCCTCAATGGTGGTCGAAGTGCCGGTGAAGTACTCATCGACGAATTCAGTGGACAGGCCCACAGCATCGAAGATCTGCGCACCACAGTACGACTGGTAGGTCGAGATACCCATCTTCGACATGACCTTCAGCAGGCCTTTGCCGACCGCTTTGACATAGCGGTAGCGCGCCTCTTCGAGGGTCGGGACATCTTCCTTCTTCAGACCCGGTGCATCGCTCAACGACGGCAGGATCGCCTGAATGGTGTCGAACGCGAGGTAAGGGTTGATCGCCTCGGCGCCGTAGCCGGCCAGGGTTGCGAAGTGGTGGACTTCGATCGCCGCACCGGTTTCCACGACCAGACCCGAATCGGTCCGCAGACCATGGCGGATCAGGTGGTGATGAACCGCCGACGTCGCCAGCAGCGCAGGGATGGCAATGTTGTCGGCGTCAACCGGGCGGTCGGACAGGATCAGGATGTTGAAACCATCGCGTACCGCCTGCTCGGCGCTGTGACACAACAGTTCGAGCGCGCCCGCCATGCCGGCTTCGCCGTCGGCGGCCGGGAAGGTGATGCGCAGCGTCTTGGTGCGGAAGGCGCCGCCGGAACCGTCTTCGATGTTGCGAATCCGCTCCAGGTCCTCGTTGGTCAGTACCGGCTGGCTGACCTCCAAACGCATGTTCTCGCCGCCCGAGTGCAGCCCCAACAGGTTGGGGCGCGGCCCGATCAACGACACCAACGACATCACGATCTCTTCACGAATCGGATCGATCGGCGGGTTGGTCACCTGGGCAAACAGCTGCTTGAAGTAGTTGGCCAAGGGCTTGGGCTTGTTGGACAGCACGGCGGGCGGGTTGTCCGCACCCATCGAGCCGATCGCCTCCTGACCAGTCAAGACCATCGGAGTCAGCAGAAACTTGATGTCTTCCTGCGTGTAGCCGAACGCCTGCTGGCGATCGAGCAGGGTCTCGGGGTCGGGCGACATGGCGCCCACCACCTCGGGCAGGTCGTGCAGGTCGATCTGGGTTTGTTCCAGCCATTGCTGGTACGGCTTGGCCTTGGAGAGGCCGGCCTTGATCTCTGCATCATCGATGATGCGACCTTCTTCCATGTCGATCAGGAACATCTTGCCCGGCTGCAGACGCCATTTCTTGACGATCTTTTCCTCCGGGATCTGCAGTACACCCATCTCCGAGCCCATCACCACGAGGTCGTCATCGGTGACGAGATAGCGTGCCGGACGCAGACCGTTGCGGTCGAGCGTGGCGCCGATCTGACGGCCGTCGGTGAAAGCAACAGCGGCAGGCCCGTCCCAGGGCTCCATCAGAGCCGCGTGGTACTCGTAAAAGGCGCTGCGATCGGCATCCATCAATGGGTTGCCTGCCCACGCCTCGGGAATCAGCATCATCATGGCGTGCGCCAGCGAGTAGCCGCCGGCCACCAGCAGTTCGAGCGCATTGTCGAAGCACGCCGAGTCTGATTGCCCTTCGGGGATCAGCGGCCAGATTTTTTCCAGGTCGTCACCGAGGATATCGGACGCCATCGACGCGCGCCGCGCCGCCATCCAGTTGACGTTGCCGCGCAGGGTGTTGATCTCACCATTGTGCGCAATCATGCGGAACGGGTGGGCGAGGTCCCAGGTCGGGAAGGTATTCGTGGAAAAGCGCTGGTGCACCAGCGCCAGGGCCGACACCATCCGCTCGTCGTTCAGATCCTGGTAGTACTCGCCGACCTGGCCGGCCAGCAGCATGCCTTTGTAGACAAGGGTGCGCGAGGAAAACGACGTGAAATAGAATGAATTCTTGGTATCCGAAGCCGCATCACGGATGCGGTGTTCGATCTGCTTGCGGATGACGAACAGCTTGCGCTCGAAGGCTTCCTGGTCGGCGCAGTCTTCGCCGCGGCCGACGAACACCTGGCGAATGCACGGCTCGGTCGGCAGAACGCTGTAGCCGAGCCCGCTATTGTCCACCGGCACATCGCGCCAGCCAAGCAGGCGCTGACCTTCAAACGCCACATAGCCTTCAACCGCCTTTTGCGCTTCATCGCGGCCGCGCTCGTCCGCCGGCAGAAACAGCATACCTACCGCATACTCGCCTTCCGGCGGCAGGTCGAAATCTACGACCGCGCGAAAAAACGCATCGGGTATCTGCAGCAACAGGCCCGCACCGTCGCCCGCACGTGGGTCGGCACCCACTGCACCGCGGTGATGCAGACGCTCAAGAATCGTCAGGCCTTGACGAACTATTTCATGGCGCTTCTCACCCTTGATATGCGCGACAAAGCCGACGCCACAGGCGTCGTGTTCGTTTGCCGGGTCGTAGAGACCCTGTTTCGGCGGCAGGGCACCGTAACTCATCGCATACCTCTTCTTAAATCTTCTGGGGGTCGCATACCGACCGACGACACACAACCGCGAGAGACGGCGGCGCCCTCTCAACGGCAGAAACTCATTGGCAACAGCGGGGATGCCCGGGCATCTGTTGCGACTTAGTGGCATGTGCAATAAACACGCCGCCGCATCGCCAAACAGGTGCAAACACCTTTGACCCGGCCGGCTGAGCGGACCCGCTAGGATAATGGAATCAGAATATTCGAACCACTGTTTTGCACTGCACACAAAACGCAGCGCCCCGAACAAACATTTAATCGACTGATATTAAAGAGTTTTCTTGATCGACGCGAAGGTGCGCGGCCAGATATCCGACGTACGCATGTCGGCCGGCAGACGATTGCGCGCCGCCAGTGCAGCCGCACGCGACGGATAATCGCCAGCGACCAGGGAGAACCAGGGTTTGCCGTTGAGGGGCCGCTCAAAGATCGCGTAAGGCGCCTCAACGGCGTGCAATCGGATGTACTTCTGGATGGCGGCCCTGTCACGTGCACCAAGAAGTTGCAGGGTGTAGTGGGTGGCGGGCCGGGACTTCAACCATTCGACGCCTTTCGCCGCACTTGCGACCGGAGCCGCAACGGGTTTGGGCGCCATCGAAGGAGTTGCCGCCACAGTCTTCTCTTCGGTCTTTTCTTGCGCAGCCGGCGTCGTCCGATCCTCGACCGGCGCAGCGCCGGGCCGGTTGTCTACAACCTTCTCGCGCGACGGCCGAGCTTCGGCGGGCGCGGATGGAGCTACGACGGGCGGGGCCGCTGCCGCATCCGCCGGCTTGGGCTGCGAAGCGGGGGGTTCACGCAATGCAGAGACTTGAACCCCGGTGCTATCGGCCGCGACAGGATCGGCATCGCGCCCTGTCGCCAGCGGTTTGGTTGCCGGCGGCGGGGTGGTTTCTTCTGCAGGTTTTTGCGACTCAGGCGCAACGTCTTTAGCGCCCGCGCCCGAATCCGCCGCAGTCATTGCATCCTTCATCACGGCGGCTAGCGGATCGTCGGCCGCCGGTGATGTCTCGGCAGGTTTTGGAGACGCCTTTTCCGGAGCAGTGTCGGCCGGCTTGGCAAGCCCTGTCTGCGCCTCTTGCATTGCGCCGATCTGCGGCTCGGCCTTTTCGTAGGCGCTATCGGCTACCAACGGTGTTAGTTCGGGTAGTGCAATCTCGGGTACGGAATCCGCTAACGACTCATCGTCCACGCCGCCTGTGGCGAGCTGATCGGCTTCAACTGGCGGCGCCAATGGCTTAGCGGCCGTGGCGCCGAGCCCATCCACTGGCGATGCAGGCGCAACCGAGCCGGACGGAGCAGGAAGCTCCGGCACCTCGACCTCAACAACGGTTGGCGCAGGGGGCTCGAAAAGCGCGTTGATCTCGTCTTGGAAGACGAGTATCGCTCCCAAGAGAATGACAACCGCACCGCCGGCGATCCATTGCCAGGCAGGTCGGCCCACGGGCACCGGTGGCTTCGGCTCTTTGGCAGGCGGAGCCGGCGATCTTGACAACACCTCGTTCAAGCCCGCCAACAACGGGCCCGGTTGACCTTGGGCGGCACCGTGCAATGCGGCCGCCAGACCTTCGCTGACCTTCAAGGCATGCTCGCCAGCGCTGGCGAGCAGGAAGCGCATGCTTTCATCGGCATCGAAGCCCGGCAGGTCGACGAAATTCACCTGCCAGTTATCTCCTGCCTGGCGCGGCAAACCGCCTTGGCCGATCAACAGCAGATGCCCGCCGTGGCGTCGCAGGTCATCGAGATACTCCATATCCATGACCGCGAGCTCGTCGGCGTTGTCCACGACCACAAGCAGGCCTTGTTCGCCGATAGCGGCGAATATGTTTTCCGGCCAAGGACCCATGTTCGCGCCAACGACATCCAGTTGCCCTACAGCGGCGGCCGGGATATCGCTGTCTTGCCCCGCGCCGACGCGAACCACCGCCATATCGTCGCCGAGAACAGCAAGCAGGCGTTCAGCGAACAGGGTCTTACCCGCGCCGCTCGGCGCGCGCAGATAGATCACCTCATCGGCATTGCGCACCAGGTGCAACAGCAGCTGCAGCCTTTCGCCCCGGGCCGGCGTTTCAAAATAGCTGTCGGCGGCGTGGGCGCTAGGCGGCATCGAGCGACTGCCTCAGGGAGTCCATATTGAAATCGGACGTAACCACGGCTTTGCCGATGCCGTGCATCAACACCAATCGCAACTGGCCATCCATCACTTTCTTGTCCACCGCCATCAACTCGAGGAAACGCTCGGCCGTCACTTCGGCAGGGGGTGCCGTGGGTAGCCCGGCGGCCCCGATCACCTCGACAATTCGGTCGACGTCACCCTGTGTCATCCATCCGAGCCGTTGGGAGAAAGCTGCTGCCATGCACATACCGGCGCCGACCGCCTCGCCGTGCAGCCACGCGCCATATCCCATACCCGTTTCGATCGCGTGGCCGAAGGTATGTCCGAGATTCAGCAGGGCGCGTTGGCCGGCTTCGAGTTCGTCCGCAGCGACAACTGTTGCCTTGTCGGCACACGATCGTTCGATCGCGTAGATCAAGGCCGCTGGGTCGCGCGCGACCAGCGAGGTCATATTCGACGCCAGCCAGTCGAAGAACTCAGGATCGTTTATCAAACCGTATTTGATCACTTCAGCAAGACCGGCAGACAATTCCCGATCGGGCAGTGTGTTCAACGCCGCCGTATCCGCGATCACGCATTGCGGTTGGTGAAAGGCACCAATCATGTTCTTACCCAAAGGGTGATTGACCCCGGTCTTGCCGCCAACAGACGAATCGACCTGCGACAACAGGGTGGTCGGCACCTGGATGAAATTGACCCCGCGCTGGTAGCTGGCGGCAGCGAAGCCCGCCATGTCGCCGATCACGCCACCACCCAGCGCGACCAGCGTGCAACGACGATCGAAGCGATTTTCCAACAGGGCGCTGTAGATGCGATCGAGAATGTCGAGCGTCTTGTATTTTTCGCCGTCGGGAAGGACGACGCGGGCAACGCGGTACCCAGACAGCGCATTCTCTACGCGTTCGAGGTACAGCGGAGCGACGGTTTCGTTGGTGACCACCATGACCTGCTGGCCATGGATATGAGGCGCATACAGCGACGTGTCTCCGAGCAGGTCGGGACCAATGAAAATCGGATAGGCTCGCTCGCCGAGATCGACTTTCAAAGTGCGCATTGCGGATGACATGGTCCGGGAGTTCCTGGTTGATTCGCGATCATTGCTCGCAAATTCTACACGGCTCCGGCCGGAATGCGTCAGCTGCGAACGGTGTCCAGGATCTCGTTTGCGACGGAAGTAGCACTCCTTCCCTCGGTGCTGACGGTGTAATCCGCGGTCGCACGATACAGCGGGTCACGAATTTCGAGGAGCTTTTTGAGCTGTGCCAGCGGGTCTTCCGTCTGCAATAACGGGCGGTTGCGGTCGCGGTGCGTACGTTCGAACTGCTGCTCTGCCGAACATGCGAGGTAGAACACGATGCCACGGGCAGACAGGTGCTGCCGGTTCTCCGGCGAGATAACGGCGCCACCGCCAGTAGCCAGCACCTGGCCTTCTACCTGGGTCAGTTCATCGATGACTTGGCGCTCGCGCGCCCTAAACCCATCCTCGCCCTCGTAGGCAAAGATAGTCGGGATATCCACACCGGTGCGGCGTTGGATCTCGAGGTCGGAATCGTTGAACGCCATGCCCAGCGCTTGCGCCAGCTGTTTGCCGATCGTGGTCTTGCCGGCACCCATCGGGCCGATCAGAAAAATTCGGTTCGGTATCGCCATGGACTAGGTATGCCAGAAGCAGCAACGGCGGACAAGTGCCCGCCGTTGCTGCTGCTTGAGAAAAGATCCCGGATTAACGCAGAGTCAGCGTGTCCTTCAGGATCTTGGGCGTCACGAAGATCAGCAGTTCGCTGTTCTCGTCCTGGATTTGCTCCTGCTTGAACGCCCAACCGACGTAGGGCAGGTCACCGAAGAACGGCACCCGGCCGATATTCTTGGCCTTGGTACGTTCAAACACACCACCGAGGACGACGGTTTCGCCGTTGTCCACGAGCACCGAGGTCTCCAGCTCGCGGGTATCGACCGGCGGCACACCCAGCACCGCGCGGGTGAAGTCCGGGTTGTCCTTGTTGACCTTGAGATCCATGATCACACGGTCATCCGGCGTGATGTGCGGCGTGACTTCCAGCTGCAACACGGCCTCTTTAAAGGATACCGACGTTGCACCACTCGAGGTTGCTTCCTGGTAAGGAATCTCGACACCCTGCTTGATCGAAGCAGTGTTCTGGTCCGACGTGATCACGCG
This window encodes:
- the aroK gene encoding shikimate kinase AroK yields the protein MAIPNRIFLIGPMGAGKTTIGKQLAQALGMAFNDSDLEIQRRTGVDIPTIFAYEGEDGFRARERQVIDELTQVEGQVLATGGGAVISPENRQHLSARGIVFYLACSAEQQFERTHRDRNRPLLQTEDPLAQLKKLLEIRDPLYRATADYTVSTEGRSATSVANEILDTVRS
- the gltB gene encoding glutamate synthase large subunit → MSYGALPPKQGLYDPANEHDACGVGFVAHIKGEKRHEIVRQGLTILERLHHRGAVGADPRAGDGAGLLLQIPDAFFRAVVDFDLPPEGEYAVGMLFLPADERGRDEAQKAVEGYVAFEGQRLLGWRDVPVDNSGLGYSVLPTEPCIRQVFVGRGEDCADQEAFERKLFVIRKQIEHRIRDAASDTKNSFYFTSFSSRTLVYKGMLLAGQVGEYYQDLNDERMVSALALVHQRFSTNTFPTWDLAHPFRMIAHNGEINTLRGNVNWMAARRASMASDILGDDLEKIWPLIPEGQSDSACFDNALELLVAGGYSLAHAMMMLIPEAWAGNPLMDADRSAFYEYHAALMEPWDGPAAVAFTDGRQIGATLDRNGLRPARYLVTDDDLVVMGSEMGVLQIPEEKIVKKWRLQPGKMFLIDMEEGRIIDDAEIKAGLSKAKPYQQWLEQTQIDLHDLPEVVGAMSPDPETLLDRQQAFGYTQEDIKFLLTPMVLTGQEAIGSMGADNPPAVLSNKPKPLANYFKQLFAQVTNPPIDPIREEIVMSLVSLIGPRPNLLGLHSGGENMRLEVSQPVLTNEDLERIRNIEDGSGGAFRTKTLRITFPAADGEAGMAGALELLCHSAEQAVRDGFNILILSDRPVDADNIAIPALLATSAVHHHLIRHGLRTDSGLVVETGAAIEVHHFATLAGYGAEAINPYLAFDTIQAILPSLSDAPGLKKEDVPTLEEARYRYVKAVGKGLLKVMSKMGISTYQSYCGAQIFDAVGLSTEFVDEYFTGTSTTIEGIGLTEVAAEAVRWHRDAFGSAQIYRRHLDVGGDYAFRLRGENHIWTPATIAKLQHAVRGNNAKTYDEFSRIVNEQSESLMTLRGLFEFKFAKDPVPLDEVESAKEIVKRFATGAMSFGSISYEAHSTLAKAMNAIGGKSNTGEGGEEPERFNPLADGSMNPERSAIKQVASGRFGVTTEYLVNADDIQIKMAQGAKPGEGGQLPGHKVNQQIARVRHSTPGVGLISPPPHHDIYSIEDLAQLIHDLKNVNPQARISVKLVSEVGVGTVAAGVSKAHADHVTIAGYDGGTGASPLTSIKHAGSPWEIGLAETHQTLVMNRLRSRIAVQADGGMRTGRDVVVAALLGADEIGFATAPLIAEGCIMMRKCHLNTCPVGVATQDPELRKRFNGKPEHVINYFFFVAEEVRQLMSKLGFRTFNDMVGQMDRLDMRRAINHWKAHGLDYSRLLAKPVAVEDDKVYWSDTQDHGIDKALDNKLIELAKPALENGEKVEIDIDIQNVNRTFGTLLSGRVAEKYGFAGLPDDTIKINAKGTAGQSFGAWVARGVTIELAGEGNDYVGKGLSGGKLIIYPPPESKIEKAEENIIVGNTVLYGGITGECYFRGVAGERFAVRNSGVTAVVEGVGDHGCEYMTGGVVVVLGPTGRNFAAGMSGGIAYVLDEDETFMQRCNLAQVELEPIAEEDDALESLAHQGGDLESHGRVDVSHDMTRFDAIRLRQLIQAHHGYTGSVVAERILTDWDNWLPKFKKVMPVEYRRALAEIQAQQEKAKTAA
- the aroB gene encoding 3-dehydroquinate synthase, which produces MRTLKVDLGERAYPIFIGPDLLGDTSLYAPHIHGQQVMVVTNETVAPLYLERVENALSGYRVARVVLPDGEKYKTLDILDRIYSALLENRFDRRCTLVALGGGVIGDMAGFAAASYQRGVNFIQVPTTLLSQVDSSVGGKTGVNHPLGKNMIGAFHQPQCVIADTAALNTLPDRELSAGLAEVIKYGLINDPEFFDWLASNMTSLVARDPAALIYAIERSCADKATVVAADELEAGQRALLNLGHTFGHAIETGMGYGAWLHGEAVGAGMCMAAAFSQRLGWMTQGDVDRIVEVIGAAGLPTAPPAEVTAERFLELMAVDKKVMDGQLRLVLMHGIGKAVVTSDFNMDSLRQSLDAA
- a CDS encoding SPOR domain-containing protein; the encoded protein is MPPSAHAADSYFETPARGERLQLLLHLVRNADEVIYLRAPSGAGKTLFAERLLAVLGDDMAVVRVGAGQDSDIPAAAVGQLDVVGANMGPWPENIFAAIGEQGLLVVVDNADELAVMDMEYLDDLRRHGGHLLLIGQGGLPRQAGDNWQVNFVDLPGFDADESMRFLLASAGEHALKVSEGLAAALHGAAQGQPGPLLAGLNEVLSRSPAPPAKEPKPPVPVGRPAWQWIAGGAVVILLGAILVFQDEINALFEPPAPTVVEVEVPELPAPSGSVAPASPVDGLGATAAKPLAPPVEADQLATGGVDDESLADSVPEIALPELTPLVADSAYEKAEPQIGAMQEAQTGLAKPADTAPEKASPKPAETSPAADDPLAAVMKDAMTAADSGAGAKDVAPESQKPAEETTPPPATKPLATGRDADPVAADSTGVQVSALREPPASQPKPADAAAAPPVVAPSAPAEARPSREKVVDNRPGAAPVEDRTTPAAQEKTEEKTVAATPSMAPKPVAAPVASAAKGVEWLKSRPATHYTLQLLGARDRAAIQKYIRLHAVEAPYAIFERPLNGKPWFSLVAGDYPSRAAALAARNRLPADMRTSDIWPRTFASIKKTL